The window CCACCACCATCCAGGTGGCGGGGTTGATGCAGAGGTTGTCGTGGATGTGCCAGCCCGTAAGGGGGCCGCCGAAGTCGGGCGCCGTCTGGTCGGGTCGGGCCATGAACATCACGCCTACCAGCTTCAGGTTGCCGTCGGGGCCGCGGGCGTAGACCAGGGACTCGATGCGTTCCGTGTCCAGGACGCGGTTGTCCAGGTAGTAGCGGGGATTGACATAGTGGTACAGGAAGGTGCGGGTAGTCATGCGGTAGCCTTCGGCCTCGGCCGCCTTCACGTCCTCGTAGCGACGGGCCGTCTCCCGAACCCGCTGCAGCACGTCCGCGGCTGTCAGCAGCTCCTGGGCGGTGATGGCGATCCCTGTGCCGTGGGGGTGGTGGACCCCCGGCAGGGCCGAGCTTCGGTCGGGCGCCGGGTCGTGTCGGTGGGCCTCCGGCGCTATCGCCACCTGCGCCCCGTGACCGTCTTGCGAGTGTTCGGCTACCGCCTCGGCATGCTGATGCTCCCCGACGGAGACCCCCATCAGCAAGGCCAGGCTCGCCGTCCCGGCCACCGTCGCCAGCGCCCCGGCCAGGGCTAGCCGGGCAGCCGCGCCGTAGCGGCCTTCCCGCAGCTGCCCCACCAGGAAGAGGCAGAAGGCGACCACCAGAAGTGCCAGGCCGGCAGCGAACAGGTGGTGGCCCGGGTTCTCTGGGGCCAGGACACCCTCGTGGGCCGTGCTCTCGGGCGACAACCTGTGCAAGCGGAGGTCCCAGACGAGGCCCACCAGCATGGTCAGCAACCCTGTCAGCCCCACCCAGGGGCCCCAGCGCACCATCCCGTTCAGCATGGCTGCTCCCTCCTACCCCGGCTCGGCTCTTGGAGCAGCCATAGGTAACTAGTGTCCCAATTATACCGCCCGTTACAGGTTTCGTGCCGTTTCTCATCGAACTCTAATCCAGGCCGGCCTAAAATGAGGGCGCCATGAGGGTGCTGGTAGTCGAGGACGAGCGCCGTCTAGCCCAGGTCGTGCGGCGTGTCCTGGAGGAGGAGGGCCACAGCGTCGACCTGGCCTACGACGGAGAGGAGGCCCTCTCTCTGGCCGTGGACGGCAGCTACGACGTCATCGTCCTGGACATACTGCTGCCCAAGGTGGACGGGGTGGAGGTGTGCCGCAGCCTGCGGCGGGCGCGGGTGGACGTGCCGGTGCTGATGCTAACGGCCCTGGACTCGGTGGAAGACCGGGTGCGAGGCCTGGATGCTGGCGCCGATGACTATCTCCCCAAGCCTTTCGCCTTCCAGGAGCTGCTGGCCCGCATCCGTGCCCTGGGGCGTCGAAGGGTGGACCCCCGGGAGCCCGACCGGCTGCAGGTGGCCGACCTGGTGCTGGACCTGCGGCGGCGGCGGGCGGAACGAGGGGGCAAGGTCATCGAGCTGTCGCCGCGGGAGTTCGCCCTGCTGGAGTTTCTGATGCGCAACGCCGGCCGGGTCCTCACCCGCACCCAGATCCTGGACCACGTCTGGGGCTACGACTTCGCTCCCGACTCCAACCTGGTGGACGTCTATATCGCTTATCTTCGGCGCAAGGTGGACAAGGGCCACTCGCGGGCCCTCATCCACACCGTCCGCGGCCACGGCTACATGCTCTCGGAGTAATATGGGGCGGGAGGGGGCGCAGTGTTCTCCTCTGCCCGCTTGCGGCTGACCCTCTGGTTCGCTGGGGTGCTGGCCCTGGTGCTGGTGGCCATGGGCAGCGCTGTCTATCTGTCCACGCGGCAGTCCCTCCTGAGCAGTCTCGACGCCGACCTGCGTTCGAGGGCGAGCAAGGAAGTGGTGTCACTGGTGGCTCGCCTGTCGGAGGCGTCCCGGCGGCAGCTGCCTCTGGACCAGGTGCGGGTGGGGCCGGAGCGGCCGTCCGCTCCTTACTTTTACGCCCTGCTGCGGGCCGATGGCCAGGTGCTTTCGGCCAGCGCCAACACCGACCCGGCCGCCCTGCCCCCGGCCGAGGTCACCAGGGAGGCTGCTAACGGCGACCCCGTCTTCGTCAACACCCGTGACCAGCAGGGCGAGGACATGCGAGTCTATCTGCTGCCCATGAGCGGGCCCCGGGGCAGTTACGTGCTGGCGGTGGGGCGCAGCCGCGAGCCGGAGACCGATGCCCTGCAGCGCCTGCTGCTGGTGCTGGTGGGGGGTGGAGCCGCTGGCCTGGCCATGGCATCGGTGGGGGGCTATTTCCTGGCTGGACTGGCCCTGCGACCCATCCGCCAGGCGCTGGAGCGCCAGCGGTCTTTCGTGGCCGACGCCTCCCACGAGCTGCGTACCCCGCTGGCCCTCATTCGGGCCAGCGCCGAGCTGCTGCGTCGCCATCCCGAGGAGCCCATAGCCGCTCACCAGCAGGCCGTTAACGATATCCTGGCCGAGAGCGAGCGCCTGGGCCGGTTGGTGGCCCAGTTGCTGGTGCTGGCCCGCGCCGACTCCGGGCGCCTCTCCCTCGACCTGAAGCGGGTGGACCTGTCAGCCGTGGCCCGGGATGTGGTCAGGCAGCTGGAGCCTCAGGCCAGCGAGAGGGGTCTGGAGCTGACCTGCTTGGCCGATGGCCCCGTCCTTATCCGGGGCGACGAAGCGCGACTGCGAGAAGTGCTGCTCATTCTCCTGGACAACGCCCTCAAGTTCACCGAGGCGGGCGGCAAGGTCACAGTGCAGGTGGGGGAGTCCGCTGGCCGGGCCAGGCTTTCGGTGTCCGACACGGGCATCGGCATCCCGGCCGAGCACCTGCCACGGATCTTCGACCGCTTCTACCGGGTGGACCGGGCCCGCAGCCAGGACGGAGGGGCTGGCCTGGGGCTGGCCATCGCCAAGAGCATCGTGGAGGCGCACGAGGGGCGCATCTGGGCCGAGAGCGAGCCCGGGGCCGGCAGCACCTTCCATGTGGAGCTGCCGCGTTCGGGCCCCCGTCGACGACGCGAGGCCAGTTGACAGGGGGACTGGAAGGTGTAACTTAGGATATGGCCGCCCGTGCCGAGGTGGCGGAAGATGGCAGACGCGCCGCCTTGAGGGGGCGGTGCCCGCAAGGGCGTGCGGGTTCAAATCCCGCCCTCGGCACCAGGCCTGTGGAGCGGAAGTAGCGCAGCGGTAGCGCGCCTCCTTGCCAAGGAGGAGGTCGCGGGTTCGAATCCCGTCTTCCGCTCCAAATTTGTTTCCTAGCGACCTGGCAGGCCTCCAGGCGGACGGCTATAATGCTGATGGACGGGCCGTGAGGGCCCGTCGTGGCCCGCCGCCACAGCGAGGCGACGTAGCCAAGGGGTTAAGGCAGGGGACTGCAAATCCCCGATCGCGGGTTCGAATCCCGCCGTCGCCTCCAGCCTGGCCGCCGAGAGGCGGGACGAGCCGCTCTGTTATCCGCACAGCTCTCCCTCGGACTCGGTCCACAGGCCCGGGGACTCGCCTTTGGCAACTGGCCCGGAAGCCTTGACAGGGGCGACGCGGGGTGATAGGCTGGCCTCAAAAGAAAGTGTCAGACTGACACTAAGTCAGAAAGGGGAAGTCGATGGCGGCGCAGGCGAGGCCCCTGACCTTCATCAGCGAGGAGGACCTGCTCAACGAGGCCATGGAATGTCCCGTGGACCGGGAGCTGGACACCCGGCCCCTGGCCCAGGAAAGGGCCTTCGCCTTCTGGCAGAAGGACATCCCTGAGGAATACTGGCACCTCACCGCCGCCGAGATGAAGGAGCGCATCGCCCGCGCGCGGGAGGCCCTGGGCCGCCGCTGCGTCGTCCTCGGCCACCACTACCAGCGGGAGGACATCATTCAGTTCGCCGACATCCGCGGCGACTCCTTCAAGCTGGCCCAGTGGGCCGCCCAGCAACCCGAGGCCGAGTTCATCGTCTTCTGCGGCGTCCACTTCATGGCCGAGGCGGCCGATATCCTTTCGCAGCCTCACCAGAAGGTGGTGCTGCCCAACATGGCCGCCGGCTGCTCCATGGCCGACATGGCCGACCCCGAGGACGTCTACGCCTGCTGGGACGAGCTGCAGGAGGCGGGCATCGACAACGTCCTGCCCGTGACCTATATGAACTCGGCTGCCAGCCTCAAGGCCTTCTGCGGTCGCCACGACGGCATCGTCTGCACCTCGTCCAACGCCAAGCGGGTGTTCGAGTGGGCCTTCCAGCGGGCCGAGAAGGTCCTCTTCTTCCCCGACCAGCACCTGGGACGCAATACCGCCCTCAAGCTGGGCATCCCCCTGGACGAGACGGTCGTGTGGGACTACACCCTGCCCTACGGCAGCCTCGGCGGCAACACCCTGGAGCAGCTGCGAAGGGCGAAGGTCATCCTCTGGCGGGGGCACTGCTCGGTGCACATGCGCTTCAGCGTGCAGCAGATCGAGGAGGCGCGACGCAAGTACCCCGACGTGAAGGTCATCGTCCACCCCGAGTGCCGCATGGAGGTCGTCCAGGCTGCGGACATGGACGGCTCCACCGAGTTCATCGCCAAGACCATCGCTGAGGCGCCTCCGGGGACCAAGTGGGCCGTGGGCACCGAGATCAACCTGGTCTCCCGGCTGGCGCGGGAGAACCCCGACAAGCTGGTCTTCTGCCTCGACCCGGTGGTCTGCCCCTGCTCCACCATGTACCGCATCCACCCTGCCTACCTGTGCTGGGTGCTGGAGGAGCTGGCCCGGGGGCGGGTGGTCAACCAGGTGAAGGTGGACGAGGAGACGGCCCACTACGCCCGCCTGGCCCTGGAGCGGATGCTCTCTGTCCCCTGATATCAGCGGCCGCCAACTTGCCGTAAAATGGGGCGGGGGAAGGAACCCTTGGCCCGTCGCACCGCCCTCAAGCGCCTCATCGGCCGTGCCCAGCTACGACGCCGTGTCGGCGAGCTGGCCGGCGAGATCGCCCGCGACTACCGAGGCACCCAGCCGGTGCTGGTGGGCACCCTCAAGGGCAGCTTCGTCTTCCTGGCCGACCTGTCCCGTCGCCTGCGGTTGCCGGTGGAGATAGACTTCATCGGCACCGCCAGCTACGGCCAGGGAAAGGAGAGCAGCGGCCAGGTCCGCATCTACCACGCCCCGCGCTGCGACCTGCGCGGCCGTCATGTGCTGCTGGTGGAAGACATCGTGGACACGGGGCTGACGCTGGACGAGGTGCGACGCTACCTGCAGTCGCAGGGGCCAGCCAGTCTGCGCATCTGCGCCCTGCTCATGAAGCGCAGGGCGCACGAGGCGGGCATCAGGGTAGACTACCTGGGCTTCCTGGTGCCCGACGATTTCCTGGTGGGCTACGGCCTGGACTGTGCCGAGCGCTACCGCAATCTGCCCGACGTCTACGTCCTGGACGGGGAGGGATAGACATGGGCCGACCGCAGCCGCCCGCACACCTGGACCGGGTCATCGCCGCCGCCCGCGGCGACGAGCCGGGCGACCTGCTCTTCCGCAACGCCCGCATCGTCAACGTCTTCACGGCCGAGATCGAAGAGGGGGATGTGCTGGTCAAGGACGGCTACATCGCCGGCATCGGCCCCGATTACCAGGCGCGGGTGGTGACCGACCTGAGGGGTGCCTACCTGTTGCCAGGCTTCATCGACGGCCACGTGCACCTGGAGAGCTCTTACCTCTATGTGGACCAGTACGCGCGGGCGGTGGTGCCGCGGGGGACCACCAGCGTGGTGACGGACCTGCACGAGCTGGCCAATGTGGCCGGCCTGCGGGGCCTGCGCCGCTATCTGCGGGATGCCCGTCGCCTGCCCCTGGACGTCTTTCTGGTGGTGCCTTCCTGTGTGCCCGCCACCTTCGACCTAGAGACCTCGGGCGCCACCCTGGGGCCGCGGGAGATCAAGACTGCCCTGCGCTGGCCCGAGGCTATCGGCCTGGGGGAGATGATGAACTTCCCTGGCGTCATCCAGGGGGACCGCGACTGTCTGGACAAGCTGGTGGCCGCCTGGGGCCACCCTCTCGACGGCCATGCTCCCAAGGTGAGCGGCAAGGCCCTCAACGCCTACCTGGCCGCCGGCCCCCGCTCGGACCACGAGACCACCCAGCACCACGAGGGCTTGGAGAAGCTGAGGCGGGGGATGTTCCTGATGATCCGCGAGGGGACCACCGAGAAGAACCTGGAGGAGCTCCTGCCCCTGGTCAACGACGACACCTATCCCCGCTGTCTGCTGGTGGTGGACGACCGCTCCTGTCGCGACCTGCTGTACGACGGCGACATGGACGCGGTGGTCAGGAAGGCCATTCGCCTGGGGTTGCGGCCAGTGCGGGCCATACAGATGGCCACCCTGCATCCGGCCCTCTGGTTCGGCCTGCGCGACCGGGGCGCCGTGGCGCCGGGATACGTGGCCAACCTCATCGTGGCCGACGACCTGAACGACCTGCGTCCGCGTCAGGTCTATTACCGGGGCCAGCTGGTGGCCCAGGACGGCCGCGCCCTTTTCCAGGGCGTGCGCCGCATCCCCCGCTGGCTCCTGAACACGGTGCGTCCGGTGCCCCTCAGCACCGAGGCCTTCCGGGTGCGGGCGCGGCCAGGCCCCCTTCCCATCATCGAAATCGTGCCCCGGCAGATCATCACCCGGCGGGTGGAGGCGGAGCTGCCGCGGCAGGACGGCTATGTGCTGCCGGACCCCTCCCAGGACGTGCTCAAGCTGGCAGTGGTGGAGCGTCACCGGGGCACCGGCAACGTGGGCGTGGGCTTCGTCAAGGGCTTCGGCCTCAAGCGCGGGGCCATCGCTTCCTCCTTCGCCCACGATTCCCACAACATCGTCATCGTCGGCGCCGACGATGGCGATATGCTCCTGGCCTGCCAGGAGATATGGCGCATGCAGGGGGGCCTCACGGCCGTGTGCGAGGGGCGGGTGCTGGCCTCCCTTCCCCTGCCCATCGCCGGCCTCATGTCGCCGCGGCCGCTGGAGGAGGTGGCCGAGGGCCTGGAGAGGGTGGAGGCAGCGGCGAGGGAGCTGGGCGCGACAGTGCACGCCCCCTACGCCGTCCTCTCCTTCCTGGCGCTGCCCGTCATCCCCGACCTGCGGGTGACCGATAAGGGGCTGGTGGACGTGATGGCCGCCCGCGTCCTGGACCTGACCCAAGTGGCGTGACCGGGGGCCACTACACGGCGAGCATGAAGGCGGCCACGGAGGGCTGGAGGCCGCGGGGCGTTGCCCGTCCTGCGCCGGGTCGGTCCCGAAAGCCGTGACGGCTTGTCCGGAGGTCCGAGTCAGGTCCGCGAGAGGCTGCGCTGAAGATGGCTATCGGGTCCGTGCGCGTGCTCTAGCGTCTCTCCACGGCCCCCTCTACACTTCCCATCTGGATGCCACCATGCGCTGGGACGAGATACGACGCGTAGAGCTGCCGCCCGGTGTGCCCGGCCAGCTCTACCTGATGGCCATGCCAGGACGCCAGCGCCCCCTGCAGACCGACATCGAGCGGGCGCTGGAACTGGGCGTCACTGGCATCGTCAGCCTGGCCCCGCCCGATGAGGTGGCAGACAAGTCGCCCGAGTACGCCGAGGCCATCGCCGCCGGCCTTCTGCCCTTCCCGGTGGAAACCTGCCCCATCGACAACGGCGGCGTTCCTCAGGACCCCGAGGAATTCCGTCGCTTTCTGGAGCGGACGGCCCAGCGGCTGCAGCGGGGGGAGAGGCTGCTGCTGCACTGCTCGGCGGGGGTGGGGCGCACCGGCACCGCCGCTGTGGGGGTGCTGCTCGCTTTGGGGGTGCCCCTGGAGGAGGCGCTGGACCTGGTGCGGCGGGCAGGCTCCTACCCGGAGACGGCCGAGCAGCACCGGTTGGTCCGCTGGCTGGCCGAGAGCGACCTCGGCTGACCTCCCCCTTCCTGGCGTGCTACTATCCCCTCGAGGGATAGCGTCATGGCCGCTGCCTATGACTACGTCGTCGTCGGCTCCGGCATTGCCGGCCTGTATGCTGCCCTTCTGGCTGCCGAGCGGGGCACGGTGTTGGTCCTGACCAAGGGGGCCATCGACGACACCAACACCCGTTGGGCGCAGGGGGGGATAGCTGCCCCGGTGGGGCCCGGCGACTCCCCCGAACTGCACCTGCGGGACACCATCGCAGCCGGTGCCGGCCTCGTGGACGAGGCTGCAGCGCGGGTGATGGTGGAAGAGGCAGCCGAGGCCGTTCAGGACCTGGTGCGCCTTGGCGTCCCCTTCGACACGGTGGAAGGCGAGGTGGCCCTGGCGCGGGAGGGCGGTCACTCCCTGCCCCGCGTCCTCCATGCCGGCGGGGACGCCACCGGAGCGCACGTGGAGGCTGCCCTGGCCGCCTCTGTCCGCGCCGCCCGCATACCGGTGCGCGAGCACTGCCTGGCCACCCGCATCGTGGTGGACGAAGGAAGGGCTGTGGGGATAGAGACGCTGCACTGGCCCACCGGCGAGAAGGTGTCCTATGCCTGCCGGTTCCTGGTGCTGGCCACCGGCGGCGCCGGGCGCATGTTCCGCTACACCACCAACCCGCCCGTGGCCACCGGCGACGGCATAGCCCTGGCCTACCGTGCCGGGGCCGAGATAATGGACATGGAGTTCGTGCAGTTCCATCCCACGGCCCTGCGCAGGCCCGGCGCCCCTCCCTTCCTGATCACCGAGGCCGTCCGCGGCGAAGGGGCGGTGTTGCTCAACCCCCGCGGCGAGCGCTTCATGCCACGATACCATCCTCAGGCGGAGCTGGCGCCCCGCGATGTGGTGGTGAGGGCCATGGTCGCTGAGATGAGGGCCGTCGGGTCGGACCACGTGTTGCTGGACATGAGCCACCTGCCCAGGGAGAGGGTGGCGGCCCGCTTCCCCCAGGTCTACCGCACCTGCCTGGAGCTGGGCCTCGACATCGCCCGTGAGCCGGTGCCGGTGTCGCCCGCCGCCCACTACACTATCGGCGGCATCCGCACCGACCTGTGGGGACAGACCACCCTCCCCGGCCTCTACGCCTGCGGCGAGTGCGCCTGCACCGGCGTCCACGGGGCCAATCGCCTGGCCTCCAACTCCTTGTTGGAGAGCGTCGTGTTCGCTCGTCAACTGGTGCGGCGCACGGCCGAGGCTCCCGCTGGCCACGCCCCCCTGTCGCCAGCGGCTGTCGAGCTGCCTCCACCCGACCCGGCCGAGGCGCCGGCGCCGACCCTGGAGGCGCTCCAGTCCCTCATGTGGGAGGACGTGGGCATCGTCCGCGACGGCGCGGGCCTGACGCGGGCGGCTGCCCTACTGCGGGCCTGGCAGGCGGCCCTGCCGCCGCCCTCCGACCGGCAGTCCCACGAGCTGGCCAACCTCCTGACCTGTGCCCGTCTGACGACCGAGGCTGCCCTGCTGCGGGAGGAGAGCCGGGGCGTCCACTATCGTCTTGACCACCCACAGCCGCGGGAGGAGTGGCGGCGGCATATCGTCTTCCGGCGCTGTCGGGAGGAACGACGGCGATGACGACGCCTCCGTCCCTGTCGCTACACGAGGCGCACCTGCGCCGCCTGGCCGAGAATGCCCTGCTGGAGGACCGCGCCTACGACGACGTCACCACTGCTGCCCTGGTGCCCGAGGAGCAGCAGGGACGGGCTGTGCTGCTGGCCAAGGCCGCGGGGGTGATAGCGGGCCTGCCCGTGGCCCGGGCGGTCTTCGCCGCCATGGACGCGACCCTGCGCTTTGTCCCCCTCGTCGAGGAGGGGGCCCGCGTCGGCCGTGGCGACCGGCTGGCAGTGGTGGAGGGGTCGGTGGCCTCTATCCTGCGCGCGGAGCGGGTGGCCCTCAACTACCTGCAGCGCCTGTCGGGCATAGCTACCCTCACTGCCCGCTATGTGGAGCGGCTGCAGGGCACCGGCGTCCGCCTGCGCGACACCCGCAAGACGACCCCGGGCCTGCGCACTCTGGAGAAGTATGCCGTGCGGGTGGGCGGCGGGACCAACCACCGCCTGAGCCTGGCCGATGGCGTGCTGGTGAAGGACAACCACCTGGCTGCCCTGCGCGCCCGCGGCCTGGGCATCGCCGATGCCGTGCGCCTGGCCAAGAAGGCCAACCCGAGTATGTGGGTCCAGGTGGAGGTGACAACCGTGGCCGAGGCGGAAGAGGCTCTGGCCGCCGGTGCCGACTCCCTTCTGCTGGACAACATGCCCCTCGAGGACATGCGCCAGGTGGTGGCCCTGGCCAAGGGACGCGCCGTGCTGGAGGCGTCGGGCGGCATCACGCTCGAGAACGTGCGGCAGGTGGCCGAAACGGGGGTGGACTACATTTCGGTGGGCGCCATCACCCACTCGGCCCCGGCCCTGGACATCAGCCTGGAGCTGGAGTGATGGACCGCCGTCTGCTGGGTCTGGAGGCGCTGCTCGTGGTCACCCGCTGGCCCCTCGCGCCAGGTCGTCGCTGGTAAAGGTCTCGGAGGTCAGGCCACGGGACGCCGCCGCTCGGGGAGGAGGAAGCTCGCCACGTCCAGCGCGGACGCCAGCGAGCCTAGCGACAGAGGCGACAGGGGAAAACGGGAAGGGGGAACGCAGGGCCGATGGTATCCGTCGGGCCTCTTCGCCGCGTGAGCCCCGTGCTGTGGGGCGTCCTGGCGCTCCTGGTGTCCGCTGCGGTCAGCGCCGCCCTGCACCACTACTTCATCGCCCGCCGCTGGTGGCTGTGGGACATGCTGGGACGGCCCCGGCGGGAACTGGCCTTCCTGATCCGCTACGACTGGGACGATGTCGCCCTCTTCGGTCTGCTCGCTGTAGCCCTCTTCGCCCTCTATGGCCTGGCCTGTTGGGGCGCTGCCCAGCGAGGTCCCCGCTGGCTGGATGTCCTGCCCTTCCTGCTGGCGGCCTTGCTCGGTGTGGCCCTGTTGCCCTCGTACCCCGTCACCTCCAACGACGTCTTTCATTACATCATGGAAGGGCGGATCTTCTGGCTGCACGGGGGCAATCCCCTGGTAGAGACGCCGAGCCAGTATTCCTGGGACCGCTACGTCGCCTACTCCGACTGGTTGAACTCGCCCGCCCCCTACGGCCCCGTATGGATCCTCTCCCTCTGGTTCCCTCAGCTGCTTCCCCAGCGTGACCCGGCCATGGTGGTGCTTTCTTACAAGTCCCTGGCCCTGGTCTTCCATCTGCTGACGGGGGTAGGGGTGTGGCTGCTGGCCGGCCAGTTGGCTCCCGAGCGGAGGAGGTTGGCGGCCACCATCTACACCTGGAATCCCCTCCTCCTGTTCGTCACGGCCGTGGACGGACACAACGATGTGGTGATGATGTTCTTCGCCGTGCTGGCCCTCTACTTCGCTGTGCGGGAGCGCTGGCTCCTCTCCCTGCCTCTGCTGGCCCTCTCGGTCCTGAGCAAGTATGTCACCCTGGTACTGGTGCCACTGGTGCTCTGGTACGGGTGGCGAAGGGGCAGTTGGCGAGGAAGGGCGATGCTGGGGTTGGGGGCCGCCCTGGCGGTGGTGGTGGGGGTGGCGACCCTCGCGCCCTTCTGGCGCGGGATCGACACCTTCCGCGCCCTGGCCAGCGACGAGCGCACCTGGCTGTACGTGTCCTTGCCCGAGACCCTCTATTTCGGCCTCAACGACATCATGTCCCGGCAGGCGGCCATGGATGTCGCCCAGGCTGTGGCGCTGGCCATATTCCTGGTGCCCTACGGCATAGTGCTCTGGCGACTGCGCGGCGGAGGAGAGGCCCTGGTGCGGGCCTGCTATCACGCTATGCTTTTCTACCTTGTCATCGCCTCGGGCATTTTCAACCCCTGGTATATCACCTGGGTGATGGCCCTGGCGGCGCCCCTGGCCGACCGGGCCGCCCTGGTAGCTGGGGCCTTCACCCTCATTGGCATGCTGGCTGCCCACCGCGGCCCCACCCTGCTGCTCAACTTCCAGCGCCACTGGGGCCTCAGCCCCGGGCGGCCCCTCATGGCGGCGGTCCAGTTCCTGCCCGTGCTCGCCCTATGGCTGGCGCTGGAATGGCGCAGGTTGTATAAGAGGGTGCAGATAGGGGCGAAAACCGTTGTGCTGGGGAGAAGCGGATAGACGTCCCATACGTTATTTTAATGTAGGAGGCCCCTTCAGGCGGGGCGTGTTGGGCGTCGGGGGGCAGGCTGCCAGCGAGGGGCCCCGCAAGGAGGGGCTTCTGCCACCGGTCAGGGAGGGTGCCCGTGGTTGAACGCTGCCCCCTGAAGGGGCTCGTCCTCAGCGGGGGACAGGGCACACGTTTACGGCCCTTCACCTATTGTCACGCCAAGCAGCTGTTGCCGGTAGCCAACCGGCCTGTCCTCTTCTACGCCTTGGAACAGATGGCCACGGCCGGTATCCGCGACGTGGGCATTGTGGTCGGCCAGACGGGCGACCAGATCCGTGAAGCGGTGGGAGATGGCTCGGCCTTCGGCCTGCGGGTGACATATATCGAACAGGAGGCGCCCCTCGGACTCGCCCACGCGGTGCTGACGGCGCGCCCTTTCTTGGGTGACGATCCCTTCGTGGTCTTTCTGGGCGACAACCTGCTGGCGGAGAGCATCCGCCCCCACGTACGCGCCTTCCTGGAGCGGCGCCCCGCCTGCCAGCTCCTGCTGCATCCAGTGCCGGACCCCCGTTCTTTCGGGGTGGCGGTAGCGGACGGGCAGAGGGTGCTGCGGGTGGTCGAGAAGCCCGAGGAGCCTCCCTCCAACCTGGCCATCGTGGGCGTCTACATGTTCGACAGAGGCGTGTGGGCCGCTCTGTCAGGCCTCCGTCCCTCCTGGAGGGGCGAACTGGAGCTGACGGACGCCATTCAGCGGCTCATAGAGGACGGCCAGCGGGTCGAATATCGGCTGTTGCAGTCGCCATGGGTTGACGTAGGCTCGCTGGAAAGCATACTAGAAGCGAACCGTGTCGCCCTGCAGTGCATCTCCGCCCGCAACGAAGGCGTCGTGGACGCTGAGTCGATGCTGGAGGGGCCGGTGGTGATAGAGGCGGGGGCCTGTGTGGAGCGTAGCCACCTCACAGGCCCCCTGGTCATAGGGGCCGGGGCGCAGGTCCGGGACTGCAGGCTGGGGCCGTTCGTGGCCATCGGCCGCGACTGCCGCCTGGAGCAGGTCTCCTTGCAAGACAGCGTGGTGATGGACGGGGCCGTATTGGAGCGCATAGCCTGGCCCCTGGAGGGCTGCCTCATCGGCCGCCAGGCGGCCATCAGCGGCCCTTTCAGCGAT of the Dehalococcoidia bacterium genome contains:
- the hpt gene encoding hypoxanthine phosphoribosyltransferase, with translation MARRTALKRLIGRAQLRRRVGELAGEIARDYRGTQPVLVGTLKGSFVFLADLSRRLRLPVEIDFIGTASYGQGKESSGQVRIYHAPRCDLRGRHVLLVEDIVDTGLTLDEVRRYLQSQGPASLRICALLMKRRAHEAGIRVDYLGFLVPDDFLVGYGLDCAERYRNLPDVYVLDGEG
- the nadB gene encoding L-aspartate oxidase produces the protein MAAAYDYVVVGSGIAGLYAALLAAERGTVLVLTKGAIDDTNTRWAQGGIAAPVGPGDSPELHLRDTIAAGAGLVDEAAARVMVEEAAEAVQDLVRLGVPFDTVEGEVALAREGGHSLPRVLHAGGDATGAHVEAALAASVRAARIPVREHCLATRIVVDEGRAVGIETLHWPTGEKVSYACRFLVLATGGAGRMFRYTTNPPVATGDGIALAYRAGAEIMDMEFVQFHPTALRRPGAPPFLITEAVRGEGAVLLNPRGERFMPRYHPQAELAPRDVVVRAMVAEMRAVGSDHVLLDMSHLPRERVAARFPQVYRTCLELGLDIAREPVPVSPAAHYTIGGIRTDLWGQTTLPGLYACGECACTGVHGANRLASNSLLESVVFARQLVRRTAEAPAGHAPLSPAAVELPPPDPAEAPAPTLEALQSLMWEDVGIVRDGAGLTRAAALLRAWQAALPPPSDRQSHELANLLTCARLTTEAALLREESRGVHYRLDHPQPREEWRRHIVFRRCREERRR
- a CDS encoding HAMP domain-containing histidine kinase, with amino-acid sequence MFSSARLRLTLWFAGVLALVLVAMGSAVYLSTRQSLLSSLDADLRSRASKEVVSLVARLSEASRRQLPLDQVRVGPERPSAPYFYALLRADGQVLSASANTDPAALPPAEVTREAANGDPVFVNTRDQQGEDMRVYLLPMSGPRGSYVLAVGRSREPETDALQRLLLVLVGGGAAGLAMASVGGYFLAGLALRPIRQALERQRSFVADASHELRTPLALIRASAELLRRHPEEPIAAHQQAVNDILAESERLGRLVAQLLVLARADSGRLSLDLKRVDLSAVARDVVRQLEPQASERGLELTCLADGPVLIRGDEARLREVLLILLDNALKFTEAGGKVTVQVGESAGRARLSVSDTGIGIPAEHLPRIFDRFYRVDRARSQDGGAGLGLAIAKSIVEAHEGRIWAESEPGAGSTFHVELPRSGPRRRREAS
- the nadA gene encoding quinolinate synthase NadA; translated protein: MAAQARPLTFISEEDLLNEAMECPVDRELDTRPLAQERAFAFWQKDIPEEYWHLTAAEMKERIARAREALGRRCVVLGHHYQREDIIQFADIRGDSFKLAQWAAQQPEAEFIVFCGVHFMAEAADILSQPHQKVVLPNMAAGCSMADMADPEDVYACWDELQEAGIDNVLPVTYMNSAASLKAFCGRHDGIVCTSSNAKRVFEWAFQRAEKVLFFPDQHLGRNTALKLGIPLDETVVWDYTLPYGSLGGNTLEQLRRAKVILWRGHCSVHMRFSVQQIEEARRKYPDVKVIVHPECRMEVVQAADMDGSTEFIAKTIAEAPPGTKWAVGTEINLVSRLARENPDKLVFCLDPVVCPCSTMYRIHPAYLCWVLEELARGRVVNQVKVDEETAHYARLALERMLSVP
- a CDS encoding response regulator transcription factor, which translates into the protein MRVLVVEDERRLAQVVRRVLEEEGHSVDLAYDGEEALSLAVDGSYDVIVLDILLPKVDGVEVCRSLRRARVDVPVLMLTALDSVEDRVRGLDAGADDYLPKPFAFQELLARIRALGRRRVDPREPDRLQVADLVLDLRRRRAERGGKVIELSPREFALLEFLMRNAGRVLTRTQILDHVWGYDFAPDSNLVDVYIAYLRRKVDKGHSRALIHTVRGHGYMLSE
- the ade gene encoding adenine deaminase, with the protein product MGRPQPPAHLDRVIAAARGDEPGDLLFRNARIVNVFTAEIEEGDVLVKDGYIAGIGPDYQARVVTDLRGAYLLPGFIDGHVHLESSYLYVDQYARAVVPRGTTSVVTDLHELANVAGLRGLRRYLRDARRLPLDVFLVVPSCVPATFDLETSGATLGPREIKTALRWPEAIGLGEMMNFPGVIQGDRDCLDKLVAAWGHPLDGHAPKVSGKALNAYLAAGPRSDHETTQHHEGLEKLRRGMFLMIREGTTEKNLEELLPLVNDDTYPRCLLVVDDRSCRDLLYDGDMDAVVRKAIRLGLRPVRAIQMATLHPALWFGLRDRGAVAPGYVANLIVADDLNDLRPRQVYYRGQLVAQDGRALFQGVRRIPRWLLNTVRPVPLSTEAFRVRARPGPLPIIEIVPRQIITRRVEAELPRQDGYVLPDPSQDVLKLAVVERHRGTGNVGVGFVKGFGLKRGAIASSFAHDSHNIVIVGADDGDMLLACQEIWRMQGGLTAVCEGRVLASLPLPIAGLMSPRPLEEVAEGLERVEAAARELGATVHAPYAVLSFLALPVIPDLRVTDKGLVDVMAARVLDLTQVA
- a CDS encoding tyrosine-protein phosphatase, with translation MRWDEIRRVELPPGVPGQLYLMAMPGRQRPLQTDIERALELGVTGIVSLAPPDEVADKSPEYAEAIAAGLLPFPVETCPIDNGGVPQDPEEFRRFLERTAQRLQRGERLLLHCSAGVGRTGTAAVGVLLALGVPLEEALDLVRRAGSYPETAEQHRLVRWLAESDLG